A part of Thermofilaceae archaeon genomic DNA contains:
- a CDS encoding FtsX-like permease family protein, translating into MRRATSYAVFALLSLLASAGVAVAAPESQLIVIVREYPSGRPLGGASLNVTLWIGGRTLTFNALTNPVGMWNIQLDLKPQEAYLVRLSVAPANFTGFSSPQPALPVRVADTMIDEIDYRAAFIPSANVTELSELRIPLQVTQSGNVSLVRCAIWIAPARFVNVSVLDPVTRRPTRVTVKPGVPLAARGYLQPYLLPIGYPVLVRADTPLAEARQLRFWVTNETRLVPWSYYAADAFLKGQLATIDDSLRQLEAIGYPTEEFRREASLLRAVAWQALIYFERGNYTTAIGALLGLVNGVNSLRGKVDNLFSYSQLAAVGVILLTLAFAHVLSALIFERRRHLFVTRLALLVALILFALYTSPTMRVAAAGLLGTLGVPMAALDYPTLVAGTLLLSFLAYSLLLLFSAVSGPVRGFWLQIALRYMKSKRLRTVLVLTAMTLVVSSVLAVSGVTIGSAVMVKSGRGSGFYGLDVEVDTIRRPTGMNLSEVEWLRALVNATAVGRMATPPPNYLGVLVMTRASEAMILTQMVAIDISFAARYFNLTAALYDGRLPRDGAAEILLPKGFSTSLSIGDSVWLFFAQPSAQGPPSPAGPVWDTPVRVVGFFDPLVLNGTLDPELRPLFGDLARVNFLVIAPFDPLARRLALSRVWLLTANATPARDAAQLIFTALPVTVHVLEGNRVTTYERTLQLSFRGQESLVLLVIAALMNAMVMLGHVEDRRRDVYTMATLGADPKNLFNAMIVEASIIGIVASYLGWLLAPVINLVPSFFTSLFGGAPIVVSPPPVESLFYAAGLGLATSVLSAYVPSRRASGLSRMGREERKVISPSELKLVGGMAIYELPVRVSVFESEALYRYLKEILPKKDILGEEVYLDGTFAISFAILPPHMRGTLVTCRLRTVKRGDSLILQLEVPEEYRSYIYLSDVIYALETKLLDYSKWRDTQFRYQILRYAPRREVLTLDALLERSSNVMARARELELKLRRLDEMKATISTSLYTEYERKYRRELNMLIRELLTLSLRLEPFVSQLRDEMRKLESEREKHRVAYELGELSEAEYRAAVEPIEKQLDEYASRLKMIEEVNSFLASRRR; encoded by the coding sequence GTGAGGCGGGCAACAAGCTACGCGGTATTCGCCCTCCTATCGCTACTCGCATCGGCAGGCGTAGCGGTCGCTGCACCCGAAAGCCAGCTCATAGTCATAGTTCGCGAGTACCCCAGCGGGAGGCCTCTGGGGGGCGCATCCCTCAACGTTACGCTGTGGATTGGGGGGAGGACTCTGACATTCAACGCGCTGACAAACCCCGTCGGGATGTGGAACATACAGCTAGACCTGAAGCCGCAGGAGGCCTACCTGGTTAGGCTCTCAGTAGCACCCGCGAACTTCACAGGCTTCTCCTCCCCGCAACCCGCCCTACCCGTGCGCGTGGCTGATACGATGATCGACGAAATAGACTACAGAGCAGCCTTCATACCCTCTGCCAACGTAACAGAGCTCTCAGAGCTCAGGATCCCCCTCCAGGTTACCCAGAGCGGCAATGTTAGCCTAGTGAGGTGCGCAATCTGGATCGCCCCAGCGAGATTCGTTAACGTCAGCGTTCTAGACCCGGTAACCCGAAGGCCGACGAGAGTGACCGTGAAGCCGGGAGTCCCTCTCGCTGCAAGAGGCTACCTTCAGCCGTACCTCCTCCCGATAGGCTACCCCGTGCTAGTTAGGGCCGACACCCCCCTGGCTGAGGCTCGGCAGCTGAGGTTCTGGGTGACCAACGAGACTCGCCTCGTGCCATGGTCGTACTACGCCGCCGATGCATTCCTGAAAGGGCAGCTGGCCACCATCGACGATTCGCTAAGGCAGTTAGAGGCGATAGGCTATCCGACTGAAGAGTTTAGGAGGGAGGCGAGCCTGTTAAGGGCTGTTGCATGGCAGGCTTTGATCTACTTTGAGCGGGGCAACTACACGACGGCTATCGGAGCCCTACTGGGGCTCGTCAACGGAGTTAACTCGCTGCGCGGCAAAGTGGACAACCTTTTCAGCTACTCACAGTTAGCCGCCGTCGGGGTTATCCTGCTTACCCTAGCATTCGCCCACGTCTTGTCAGCATTGATCTTCGAGAGGCGAAGGCACCTTTTCGTGACTCGGTTAGCCCTGCTAGTGGCACTCATCCTGTTCGCGCTGTACACGTCGCCGACGATGAGGGTCGCCGCAGCCGGTCTCCTCGGGACACTGGGGGTACCCATGGCGGCGCTGGATTACCCCACGCTGGTTGCCGGAACCCTCCTCTTGAGCTTCCTAGCTTACAGCCTGCTCTTACTCTTCTCAGCCGTTTCCGGCCCGGTGAGAGGCTTCTGGCTGCAGATAGCGCTCAGGTACATGAAGTCCAAGCGCCTAAGAACAGTGCTGGTTCTCACGGCCATGACCTTAGTCGTATCCTCGGTGCTAGCGGTCTCCGGCGTCACCATAGGCTCCGCAGTGATGGTGAAGAGCGGCCGGGGCTCTGGCTTCTACGGCCTCGACGTAGAGGTTGACACGATTCGCCGGCCCACGGGCATGAATTTGTCGGAAGTTGAATGGCTCAGAGCACTGGTTAACGCCACTGCAGTAGGCCGCATGGCCACTCCACCCCCAAACTACCTGGGCGTGCTTGTGATGACTCGCGCCTCCGAAGCAATGATCCTAACCCAGATGGTCGCCATCGATATCAGCTTTGCAGCACGTTACTTCAACCTGACAGCCGCTCTCTACGACGGGAGGCTTCCTCGAGATGGCGCGGCCGAGATCCTCCTGCCGAAGGGCTTCTCAACTTCACTTAGCATAGGCGACAGCGTGTGGCTTTTCTTCGCCCAACCGAGCGCACAGGGCCCGCCCTCGCCGGCGGGCCCCGTATGGGACACGCCAGTACGAGTGGTAGGCTTCTTCGACCCGCTCGTCCTCAACGGGACGTTGGACCCGGAGCTGAGGCCGCTGTTCGGCGATCTTGCGCGAGTGAACTTCCTCGTGATAGCGCCCTTCGACCCCCTAGCGCGCAGGTTAGCCCTCTCGCGAGTCTGGCTTCTTACAGCAAATGCCACGCCCGCTAGAGATGCGGCTCAACTGATATTCACAGCGCTCCCCGTTACAGTGCACGTGCTCGAAGGAAACCGCGTTACCACCTACGAGAGGACGCTTCAGCTGTCGTTCAGGGGGCAGGAGTCGTTAGTGCTCCTAGTCATAGCGGCCTTGATGAACGCCATGGTGATGCTCGGCCACGTCGAGGATAGGAGGAGGGATGTTTACACAATGGCGACGCTGGGCGCCGACCCTAAGAACCTATTCAACGCGATGATCGTCGAGGCATCAATCATAGGTATCGTGGCCTCCTACCTCGGTTGGCTCCTAGCTCCCGTGATAAACCTGGTGCCCTCATTCTTCACCTCCCTCTTCGGCGGGGCGCCGATCGTGGTCTCGCCGCCACCGGTTGAAAGCCTGTTTTACGCGGCGGGGCTCGGGCTAGCCACGTCCGTGCTCTCGGCTTACGTGCCGTCGAGGAGGGCGAGCGGCCTCTCCAGGATGGGTAGGGAGGAGAGGAAGGTGATCTCGCCCAGCGAGCTCAAGCTGGTGGGCGGAATGGCGATATACGAGCTTCCGGTTAGGGTCTCGGTCTTCGAGAGCGAGGCGCTGTACAGGTACTTGAAGGAGATCCTTCCGAAGAAGGACATCCTGGGGGAGGAGGTTTACCTGGATGGAACCTTCGCGATCTCCTTCGCCATCCTACCGCCGCACATGAGGGGTACTCTCGTCACTTGCAGGCTCCGAACCGTTAAGCGCGGCGACAGCCTGATCCTGCAGCTCGAGGTCCCGGAGGAGTACAGGAGCTACATCTACCTGAGCGACGTGATCTACGCGCTCGAGACGAAGCTGCTCGACTACTCGAAGTGGAGAGACACGCAGTTCAGGTACCAGATCCTGAGGTACGCGCCGCGGCGCGAAGTACTGACGCTGGACGCCCTCCTCGAGCGGAGCTCGAACGTCATGGCTAGAGCCAGGGAGCTGGAGCTGAAGTTGAGGAGGCTCGACGAGATGAAGGCCACGATATCCACGAGCTTGTACACCGAGTATGAGAGGAAGTACAGGAGGGAGCTCAACATGCTCATCCGGGAGCTCCTCACGCTCTCGCTGAGGCTCGAGCCATTCGTGAGCCAGCTGCGCGATGAGATGCGCAAGCTCGAATCCGAAAGGGAGAAGCACAGAGTCGCTTACGAGCTGGGCGAGCTAAGCGAGGCGGAGTACAGGGCCGCTGTTGAACCGATAGAGAAGCAGCTCGACGAATACGCGAGCAGGCTGAAGATGATAGAGGAGGTAAACTCCTTCCTGGCGTCGAGGCGCAGGTAG
- the carA gene encoding glutamine-hydrolyzing carbamoyl-phosphate synthase small subunit, which produces MRAILVLEDGTVVRGRGFGAPSVAVGEVVFTTGMVGYTEALTDPSYLGQILVFTYPLIGNYGVPPYELTDRYGLPLHFESRGIKVEGVVVHEACFEPSHWASRRSIHEWLRDEGIPGIWGVDTRRITQRIRERGVMMGALAVYEEGEPSVGELLKLARGTDYGSLKLAERVSVREPVKLESGRGRGVVALYDCGVKASIVRALLTRGYDVALLPYGTSAERVLDLNPVGVVFSNGPGNPSLYGEAIECAKALIEYGYPMLGICLGHQVISLARGARIFKLRYGHRGVNKPAVDLRTGRCYMTSQNHGYAVKGESLAETGLEPWFINADDETIEGVIDEERGVLCVQFHPEASPGPNDTSWVFDLFSKIVEDRKRGIKRV; this is translated from the coding sequence GTGAGGGCGATCCTCGTCCTCGAGGACGGGACGGTGGTGAGGGGGCGCGGCTTTGGCGCACCCAGCGTGGCTGTGGGTGAGGTGGTCTTCACGACGGGGATGGTCGGCTACACGGAAGCGCTGACCGACCCCTCCTACCTTGGGCAGATCCTCGTCTTCACCTACCCCTTGATCGGTAACTACGGTGTACCTCCGTACGAGCTGACCGACAGGTACGGGCTCCCGCTGCACTTCGAATCGAGGGGCATCAAGGTGGAAGGGGTGGTCGTGCACGAGGCCTGCTTCGAACCGAGCCACTGGGCCTCGAGGAGGTCGATCCACGAGTGGTTGAGGGACGAGGGTATCCCCGGAATCTGGGGTGTGGACACGAGGCGCATCACGCAGAGGATCAGGGAGAGGGGCGTGATGATGGGCGCTCTCGCAGTCTACGAGGAGGGGGAACCCAGCGTTGGGGAACTCCTGAAGCTCGCCAGAGGGACGGATTACGGCTCGCTGAAGCTGGCCGAGAGGGTTTCCGTCAGGGAACCCGTGAAGCTCGAATCAGGGAGGGGGCGCGGGGTGGTTGCACTCTACGACTGTGGCGTCAAGGCGAGCATCGTGAGAGCGCTCCTCACGAGAGGCTACGATGTGGCGCTGCTGCCCTACGGGACCAGCGCGGAGCGCGTACTGGACCTGAACCCTGTGGGCGTAGTCTTCAGCAACGGCCCCGGGAACCCCTCGCTCTACGGGGAAGCTATCGAGTGCGCGAAAGCGCTGATCGAGTACGGCTACCCCATGCTGGGCATCTGCCTCGGCCACCAGGTGATCTCGCTGGCTCGCGGGGCGCGAATCTTCAAGCTGCGCTACGGGCATCGCGGGGTCAACAAGCCAGCAGTTGATCTTCGGACGGGAAGGTGCTACATGACCTCTCAGAACCACGGTTACGCCGTGAAGGGGGAATCGCTGGCGGAGACCGGTCTCGAGCCCTGGTTCATCAACGCCGATGATGAAACCATCGAGGGGGTCATAGACGAAGAGAGGGGGGTTCTCTGCGTCCAGTTCCACCCTGAGGCTTCGCCTGGGCCGAACGACACGAGCTGGGTGTTCGATCTTTTCTCCAAGATCGTGGAGGATCGGAAAAGAGGTATTAAAAGAGTTTGA
- the carB gene encoding carbamoyl-phosphate synthase (glutamine-hydrolyzing) large subunit yields the protein MPRALRESALSSAGLHRTAASRSSTGDVRKVLLLGSGAIKIAEAAEFDYSGSQAIKALKEEGIEVVVVNPNVATIQTSKELADKVYLLPVQPDFVERVIERERPDGILLGFGGQAALNCGVELARRGVLDRYGVKVLGTPVESIVRASDRNLFRKTMVEHGIPVPPSRAAYSPSEAIEAAEEIGYPVMVRVAFNLGGAGSFVAWSREQLSEGIAKAFAQSPVKQVLVEKYLDKWKEVEFEVVRDSADNAVAVACLENVDPMGVHTGDSIVVAPSQTLTNREYQALRDASLAVARAIGVVGECNVQLALDPRSEEFYVIETNPRMSRSSALASKATGYPLAYIAAKLALGYRLPELMNTVTGVTTAHFEPALDYVVVKVPRWDFEKFPGVKPVIGTEMRSIGEVMAIGRCFEEALQKALRMLDIGARGLVANPWDREPRPAEELRRELAEQKPYRVFLIAEALKAGLQVEEISRLTGIDPWYIYKMKRIVDLERELRRLGGLGDTERAVELIREAKRLGFSDAQIAACLGVDEREVRAFRKRHGILPAVKQIDTLAAEWPARTKYLYVTYGGDAHDVEPAGRGAVVVIGAGVFRIGVSVEFDWSVVQLVWALRKRGVETIVVNYNPETVSTDWDVPDRLYFEELTLERVLDIYEFEDPMGVVACVGGQIANNLAPLLEECGVRILGPSGEAVERAEDRRKFSRLLDELGIPQPPWAELRSPEEVISFCRRVGYPVIVRPSFVLSGTAMRVVRSEGELLSYLNDVARRGSVGKFVVSKFIEEAREVEVDCVSDGNRVLIGAVIEHIEEAGVHSGDATLVIPPFSLSQDVLDKVRRYTLEICRALKARGPVNIQFVVKGSDVYVIECNLRASRTMPFVSKVKGVNLMDYVADVILGRELDIPGEVYEPPAFRWGVKTPQFSWSRLRGAYPVLDVEMRSTGEVAAVGFSLQEALLKSWLAAQPNTLPEPGSTVLIVGDGDDLAERLERLGFKPLVVEPAALDGRVNELVMRGVVKAVIACGGDGKDYSVRRAAADYMVPLLLNRRLAVHLLEAIEYYRSGGPLSVEPL from the coding sequence TTGCCTCGAGCCCTAAGGGAAAGCGCTCTCTCGAGCGCGGGTTTACACCGCACAGCTGCTTCCCGCTCTTCTACGGGCGACGTCAGGAAGGTTCTGCTGCTGGGATCAGGGGCCATAAAGATCGCTGAGGCTGCGGAGTTCGATTACAGCGGGTCCCAAGCGATCAAGGCTTTGAAGGAGGAGGGGATCGAAGTTGTTGTCGTCAACCCGAACGTTGCGACGATACAAACGTCGAAGGAGTTGGCCGACAAGGTCTACCTGCTGCCCGTTCAGCCGGATTTCGTCGAGAGGGTGATCGAGAGGGAGAGGCCAGATGGCATACTGCTCGGTTTCGGCGGCCAAGCAGCGCTGAACTGCGGGGTTGAGCTGGCGAGGAGGGGGGTTCTGGACAGGTACGGCGTGAAGGTTCTCGGCACACCCGTGGAGAGCATTGTGCGGGCTTCGGATCGTAACCTCTTCAGGAAGACGATGGTGGAGCACGGGATACCTGTCCCACCCTCGAGGGCCGCCTACTCGCCGAGCGAGGCTATCGAGGCGGCTGAAGAGATAGGCTATCCGGTGATGGTTCGAGTCGCGTTCAACCTAGGAGGGGCGGGCTCCTTCGTAGCGTGGAGCAGGGAGCAGCTGAGCGAGGGGATCGCGAAGGCCTTCGCCCAGTCGCCTGTTAAGCAGGTGCTCGTGGAGAAGTACCTGGACAAGTGGAAGGAAGTCGAGTTTGAGGTGGTGAGGGACTCCGCCGACAACGCGGTCGCTGTGGCTTGCCTCGAGAACGTCGACCCGATGGGTGTTCACACGGGCGACTCGATCGTTGTCGCGCCATCCCAGACGCTAACGAACCGCGAGTACCAGGCGCTGAGGGATGCTTCGCTGGCGGTCGCCAGGGCGATCGGCGTGGTTGGGGAGTGCAACGTCCAGCTCGCGCTCGATCCCAGGTCGGAGGAGTTCTACGTTATCGAGACCAACCCGAGGATGTCGAGAAGCAGCGCGTTAGCTAGTAAGGCCACAGGGTACCCGCTGGCGTACATAGCTGCTAAGCTGGCCCTCGGCTACAGGCTCCCCGAGTTGATGAACACCGTGACCGGTGTAACGACGGCGCACTTCGAGCCGGCGCTCGACTACGTCGTTGTCAAGGTGCCGCGGTGGGATTTCGAGAAGTTCCCGGGGGTGAAGCCGGTCATCGGGACCGAGATGCGGAGCATCGGTGAGGTCATGGCGATCGGTAGATGCTTCGAGGAGGCTCTCCAGAAGGCTCTAAGGATGCTCGACATCGGAGCGAGGGGGCTCGTCGCGAACCCGTGGGATCGGGAGCCGAGGCCCGCTGAGGAGTTGAGGAGGGAGCTGGCTGAGCAGAAACCCTACAGGGTCTTCCTGATCGCTGAAGCCCTCAAGGCCGGTCTGCAGGTGGAGGAGATTTCCCGCTTGACCGGTATCGATCCGTGGTACATATACAAGATGAAGAGGATCGTCGACCTGGAGAGAGAGCTGCGCAGGCTCGGAGGCCTCGGTGACACCGAGAGGGCGGTGGAGCTGATCAGGGAGGCGAAGAGGCTCGGCTTCTCGGACGCTCAGATCGCCGCGTGCCTTGGGGTTGACGAGAGGGAGGTGCGTGCGTTCAGAAAGAGGCACGGCATTCTACCGGCTGTGAAGCAGATCGATACGCTCGCGGCCGAGTGGCCGGCCAGGACGAAGTACCTGTACGTGACGTACGGTGGCGATGCGCACGACGTGGAGCCCGCTGGCCGCGGGGCGGTTGTCGTAATCGGCGCAGGGGTCTTCCGGATCGGCGTATCGGTCGAGTTCGACTGGAGCGTCGTGCAGCTCGTTTGGGCCCTTCGGAAGAGGGGCGTGGAGACCATCGTCGTGAACTACAACCCCGAGACTGTCTCGACGGACTGGGACGTGCCTGACAGGCTCTACTTCGAGGAGCTCACGCTCGAGAGGGTGCTCGACATCTACGAGTTCGAGGACCCGATGGGCGTCGTAGCGTGCGTGGGCGGGCAGATCGCCAACAACCTCGCCCCCCTCCTCGAGGAGTGCGGCGTTAGAATCCTAGGCCCCAGCGGCGAAGCGGTTGAGAGGGCGGAGGACAGGCGGAAGTTCAGCAGGCTGCTGGATGAGCTGGGCATCCCTCAGCCGCCTTGGGCTGAGCTGAGGAGCCCCGAAGAGGTCATCTCCTTCTGCAGGCGAGTCGGCTACCCGGTCATCGTGAGGCCCTCCTTCGTCCTCTCAGGCACTGCCATGCGGGTCGTGCGGAGCGAGGGGGAGCTCTTGAGCTACCTGAACGACGTCGCGAGGAGGGGTAGTGTGGGCAAGTTCGTCGTCAGCAAGTTCATCGAGGAGGCGAGGGAGGTTGAGGTGGATTGCGTCTCCGACGGCAACCGCGTCTTGATCGGCGCTGTGATCGAGCACATCGAGGAGGCGGGCGTGCACTCGGGTGATGCAACCCTCGTCATTCCGCCATTCTCGCTGAGCCAGGACGTCCTCGATAAGGTGAGAAGGTACACTCTCGAGATCTGCAGGGCCCTCAAAGCTCGAGGGCCGGTCAACATACAGTTCGTCGTTAAGGGCAGCGACGTCTACGTGATCGAGTGCAACCTGCGGGCCTCGCGGACGATGCCCTTCGTCTCGAAGGTGAAGGGTGTCAACCTGATGGACTACGTTGCGGACGTGATCCTGGGGAGGGAGCTCGATATCCCCGGTGAGGTGTACGAGCCCCCCGCGTTCCGCTGGGGGGTGAAGACGCCGCAGTTCTCCTGGTCGAGGCTGAGGGGCGCTTACCCAGTGCTCGACGTCGAGATGCGGTCAACGGGGGAGGTGGCGGCCGTAGGTTTTAGCCTGCAGGAGGCGCTGCTGAAGTCCTGGCTGGCTGCGCAGCCCAACACCCTCCCCGAGCCTGGCTCAACAGTCCTAATCGTGGGGGATGGAGACGACCTTGCGGAGAGGCTGGAGAGGCTGGGGTTTAAGCCGCTTGTGGTGGAGCCCGCTGCGCTGGACGGAAGGGTCAATGAGCTAGTAATGAGGGGGGTGGTCAAGGCTGTCATCGCTTGCGGCGGCGATGGTAAGGACTACTCTGTCAGGAGGGCTGCAGCCGACTACATGGTACCGCTCCTGCTCAACCGCAGACTGGCTGTTCATCTGCTCGAGGCCATCGAGTACTACAGGAGCGGGGGTCCGTTGAGCGTCGAACCGCTGTAG
- a CDS encoding sugar phosphate isomerase/epimerase, with translation MLLGFFTGGQLGDLKKTLEWAKKHGFHSISVAAPPGSKFLDVDEVIRNPRAIRELEAETGVVISALGFYGNPIDPDPSTRKLHSEHFLKLIEASYKLEKSVVTGWLGKHPGDVDRNIEEIKKVWPPILRKAEDCGVKVAIENCPANIMYRPDIWRAVFEELGSPNLGLEFDPSHLICQLIDPVRAADEFGGRIFHVHAKDAMVLWERVKELGVTVGGWCPHRLPGFGQLDWTGFFSVLKKHKYDYAISIEHEDPYFGYEEGLILARKFLERFII, from the coding sequence ATGCTGTTGGGCTTCTTCACGGGCGGGCAGTTGGGCGACTTGAAGAAAACCTTGGAGTGGGCGAAGAAGCACGGCTTTCACTCGATCAGCGTGGCCGCGCCGCCCGGCTCCAAGTTCTTGGACGTCGATGAGGTGATCAGGAACCCCCGAGCGATCAGGGAGCTCGAGGCTGAGACGGGAGTTGTGATCAGCGCGCTGGGCTTCTACGGGAACCCGATCGACCCGGACCCCTCGACGCGGAAGCTTCACTCCGAGCACTTCCTGAAGCTCATCGAGGCGAGCTACAAGCTGGAGAAATCCGTGGTTACGGGCTGGCTGGGCAAGCACCCCGGCGACGTGGATAGGAACATAGAGGAGATCAAGAAGGTCTGGCCCCCGATCTTGAGGAAGGCTGAGGACTGTGGGGTCAAAGTGGCGATCGAGAACTGCCCCGCCAACATCATGTACCGGCCCGACATCTGGCGAGCCGTCTTCGAGGAGCTGGGATCGCCGAATCTGGGCCTCGAGTTCGACCCAAGCCACTTGATCTGCCAGCTCATCGACCCCGTGAGGGCAGCGGACGAGTTCGGCGGCAGGATCTTCCACGTGCACGCGAAGGACGCTATGGTTCTCTGGGAGCGCGTGAAAGAGCTTGGAGTCACTGTAGGGGGGTGGTGCCCCCACCGTCTCCCCGGCTTCGGCCAGCTCGACTGGACGGGTTTCTTCTCCGTCCTGAAGAAGCACAAGTACGACTACGCGATCAGCATCGAGCACGAGGACCCCTACTTCGGCTACGAGGAGGGCTTGATCCTGGCGCGAAAGTTCCTCGAGCGCTTCATAATCTGA
- a CDS encoding RpiB/LacA/LacB family sugar-phosphate isomerase has translation MAKVVVGSDDVYPLARFVVELLKARGFEVVTVGALREGRLVPWPDVGFEVGEAVAKGEAAFGVVVCYTGTGVSIAANKVKGVRAALCFDAQTARGARLWNDANVLALSARLTSEEVAKEILEAWLSVEKPDPSEIENIRRLREYDEKRG, from the coding sequence GTGGCTAAAGTCGTTGTTGGCTCTGATGACGTGTACCCCCTGGCTAGGTTCGTAGTGGAGCTTTTGAAGGCGCGAGGCTTCGAAGTGGTGACGGTTGGCGCGCTGAGGGAGGGGAGGCTCGTCCCGTGGCCCGACGTTGGTTTCGAGGTGGGGGAGGCGGTGGCGAAGGGCGAGGCAGCTTTCGGCGTTGTCGTATGCTACACCGGCACGGGGGTTTCGATTGCTGCTAACAAGGTGAAGGGTGTTAGAGCTGCGCTCTGCTTCGACGCTCAGACTGCGAGGGGCGCGAGGCTGTGGAACGACGCCAACGTCCTAGCGCTGAGCGCCCGCTTGACGAGCGAGGAGGTTGCGAAAGAAATCTTGGAGGCGTGGTTGTCGGTGGAGAAGCCCGACCCCAGCGAGATCGAAAACATCAGGAGGCTGAGGGAGTACGACGAGAAGCGAGGCTAG
- a CDS encoding cellulase family glycosylhydrolase, whose protein sequence is MARPLRWVVVGVAIGVAALIGAFKLLSEGPNERVVVQPGQVLGRFKDLRGVNCGPWSPRGWDRALTLDLSSHYAKLGVKVIRFHDLWVVDELDTIFPNPDADPGDPRSYNFTALDRHVEAALKLADILILRIGYDWNDPPKNKPHVSFDKLAEVAKHIVLHYTKGWANGYNYKNIWFEIWNEPDIDWFWNLSETEFFELYEKVARAIKEANPDAVVGGPGIAWNVGFLDRFLAYTSSRGVPIDFVSWHIYTKNPVEVAERARAVRRAMERHGYGALPSVLTEWNFAHQEGEPWEIFRSSQAAAFQAAALILMEDAPVDIATLYRGDAWMWGGLFHSDGRPGKPYYVWLAYRELVEDSVRVAVVVERGLLYAMAGLKRDGSLRLLVVNYGSAQVRYEIAAEGYRVARVQAIDARRDLEDLECRGSICTIEPYSVQLLTLEKG, encoded by the coding sequence ATGGCCAGACCCCTCAGGTGGGTGGTGGTCGGAGTAGCGATCGGGGTCGCTGCTCTTATTGGTGCTTTCAAGCTGCTTTCCGAGGGGCCGAACGAGAGGGTTGTGGTGCAACCGGGCCAGGTGCTCGGGCGTTTCAAGGATCTAAGAGGGGTGAACTGCGGCCCTTGGAGCCCCCGGGGTTGGGATCGGGCTTTGACTCTCGACCTGAGCTCGCACTACGCTAAGCTGGGCGTGAAGGTCATCAGGTTTCACGACCTTTGGGTGGTCGACGAGCTCGACACGATTTTCCCAAACCCTGATGCGGACCCCGGAGACCCCCGTAGTTACAACTTCACTGCTCTCGACCGGCACGTGGAAGCGGCCCTCAAGCTGGCCGACATCCTCATCCTCAGGATCGGCTATGATTGGAACGATCCGCCTAAGAATAAACCTCACGTGAGCTTTGATAAGCTCGCGGAAGTCGCTAAGCACATCGTGCTCCACTACACGAAGGGCTGGGCCAACGGTTACAACTACAAAAACATCTGGTTCGAGATATGGAACGAACCCGATATCGATTGGTTCTGGAACCTTTCTGAAACAGAGTTCTTCGAGCTCTACGAGAAAGTCGCCAGGGCGATCAAGGAGGCAAACCCGGACGCCGTTGTCGGTGGACCGGGGATCGCGTGGAACGTCGGTTTCCTAGACAGGTTTCTAGCCTACACGTCTTCGAGGGGGGTTCCCATCGACTTCGTCTCGTGGCACATCTACACGAAGAACCCTGTCGAAGTTGCCGAGAGAGCTAGAGCGGTGCGACGCGCGATGGAGAGGCACGGCTACGGCGCGCTCCCAAGCGTACTGACCGAGTGGAACTTCGCTCATCAGGAGGGCGAGCCTTGGGAGATTTTCAGGAGCTCTCAAGCGGCGGCGTTCCAGGCCGCTGCTCTCATCCTCATGGAGGATGCGCCCGTGGACATCGCTACACTGTACCGCGGTGACGCATGGATGTGGGGCGGCCTCTTCCACAGTGATGGTAGGCCGGGCAAGCCCTACTACGTCTGGTTGGCCTACAGGGAGCTGGTGGAGGACAGCGTGAGGGTTGCGGTTGTCGTTGAGAGAGGGCTGCTGTACGCGATGGCGGGCCTGAAGCGGGACGGGTCGCTGCGCCTGCTCGTAGTGAACTACGGCTCAGCCCAGGTCAGGTACGAGATCGCGGCTGAAGGGTACAGAGTCGCGAGGGTTCAAGCTATTGACGCGCGCAGGGATTTGGAGGATCTTGAATGCAGAGGCTCCATCTGCACTATCGAGCCCTACTCCGTGCAGCTGCTGACGCTGGAGAAGGGCTAG